The nucleotide sequence GCAAAATGTAGAGAGTGTCGAGGATGCCGAGAGACTGCGTAACCTTACGGCAACCGTCGCCAAGCAGGAGACGATCAGTATCGGTCGTGATGGCTTGAGCAATATGATGTTTGCCCAAGCAAAACAATTTACCGATGAGTTTGGTATTGAATTGATAGACATCGTCATCCGACAGATTCGCTATAGTGACGATCTCACCGAAAGCGTATATCAGAGGATGATCAAGGAACGTAACCAGATTGCTGAGGCATACCGCTCCTACGGCCGTGGACAGCTTGCACAGTGGCAAGGAAAGACTGAGGGAGAAGAGAAACAGATTCTCTCCGAAGCCTATGCCGAGAGTGAGAAGATCAAGGGTATTGCTGATGCTGAGGCTGCAAAGGTCTATGCAGAATCCTACGAGGTCGATCCAGAGTTCTTCGAATTATGGAGAACATTGGAGTCATACCGCAAGACAGTGCCTGGTTTGGACAAGATTCTCAGCACTGACATGCAGTACTTTGATATGATCTATGGAAGGGACGCTCAACAATAAATTGGCTACTGGCCTTTATTAAGGAGGAAGGGATTTGTTCCCTTCCTCTTTTTTTGCCTTCCTGCTACACTCATCGCATGAGAGAGAAAAGCCTAACCATCTTCGACTTTGACGGTACACTCTACCCGATCAACTCCTATGACAGCGAACAGCTGCTGATTCTTTCTGCGGCAAAAGAACGAGGAGTCCTGTTCAAGAAGCGGGGCAAGCACTTCATCGAACAAGACCAGAAGGGAGTGTTTGACGATGCATCTTTCCACCACCGCTATGAGAAGCTGGTTAAGCGAGCTACCTCAACCATGATAGATGAAGTAGCAGACATCCTTCTCTCTTCCATTGGCAAGAGGGAAAAAGAAGCACTTCTCAGACTTTCTCAGATCAGCGATCTGGGTATCCTTACCTGCGGTACGGAAAACATTGCAAAGGCATTCCTCCAGAAGCTCGGGATGGAAGACTCCTTCTCGTTCATCCGTGGAAAAAGACTCGTCAGAAATAAAGAAGGCAACTTCCACTTGTTCGTCGATATTGCAGGACCGGGAGACAAAGCTCTGGCAGTAGATTCCCTGAGAGAAGACTATAAGACCATCCTCGCCATCGGGGATGGTCCTACCGATATTCCTATGCTTGAGGCAGCAGACTATGGAATGATTGTTGCTTGGAACAGGAAGAATCGGCAGTATCCCTTTGATACCTTCCCTTCCCTGGAGTCAGCAGTATTGCACTCCATTGGTTACTTGGAAAGCAATAGACGAGCCTGATTTAGTGCTAAACGATAGGAAAGAGAGAAGCCAAGCCCGGTCAATCCAAACAGAAGCAAGACGGAAAGCATCATTGACAGACCTATAAGCATTGGCAGCAGAAGTATCAAGGCAAAGAGCACCAACACCAAAAAAGCGATAAGCATGCCGAAGAGCCCATTCAGGTTGCTTTTCATTGCCTGCTGACTTACCTTCCAGTCGAGCTTCGGATGATGGTAATCGATTGCAAGTTGCATGCATGCAATCATACCTATGCACATTAGTGACAGAGGTATCATCCAAAGAAGATGCCACAAGGGAAGAGAGAGCAGCAAGAGTGATGCTGCCAGATAGATTACATGGGGAATGAAGACAAGCAGCAGATGAAACAGCAACTTCGCCCCGACAAATGTACTCGCATCAAGCGGGTACAGCTTATCGAGGTTAAAACGCTTTCCCTGCCTGGAAACACTGGTTGAACTGATCATGCTGAGATTCGCGAACAAAAGCAACAACAGATACACCAGTTGGAGAAACACCCCGGTCTCAATAAGCTGAGAAGCAACTTCAGAGAGCTCATCCAGAATACCCATAAAACTATACAGGACCAACAGCAAGACAGGAATTCCCAATTCTCCTACTATCTCAAACACAAACATACTCTCAGAGCGGATGATGAGCAATTCACGTTTCATCAGCGCTTGTTGGGGACTTGCAGAACGGAGAGAATGCTCGGCTTTCCGGTTCCTGGCCACCGATTGGTTGCTCAGTACATATGAGAGATTAGCTGCATAGGTGGATCCCACAAACAGAACCAAAACCATAAAGAGCAGCCCCCCCAGCCCAAGCATAGTAAGCAGACTTGCAAGGGAGGTGACCATCTTCGCCTGCATAAGGAAAAGGGGGATCATACCCATGAGCTTCTCAATAAGTGGAGTATAAGCCTGCAACATCGCCTCATAATTAAACGAGACCAACGAACCATCCTCATTCATATTCTTAGAAAGAGAGACTGTCAGCACGAGAATCATGGACACCAAGGCGACTGCGCTTACCAGTTCCTCTGCCATCTTGTGGTTCTTTCCCTTCGTGAGTCTGACCAATGCCATGGAGATCAGGACAGAAAGAGAGAGGGCAAAAAACGGTCCTATCAGAAGAAAGAAAATTCCGCCAAGGAGGTATACTAGTGAGAACCCTTCAATCCAGAGGCCAACAACGAGGGATGGAAATGTAATGAACCAGTACATGGGAGCTTGCAGAAGGTACGCGATCAGTAGTCTACTCGCACCCAATTCTGCATGACGTACAGCCAATGAACCAACCAGCTGAATATCTTTTGCACCATAAAGCAGGCTGGTCCCACTGGCAAGGCTATAGAACAGTTGGAATACAAAACCCAAAAGGGCAGCAAAGACAAGGCCTAGATAGGGATACCCCAAGAGCAGGCCAAGGGTTTGATAACTAAAGTAGTTCACCCCCAGGATGACACCAAGATAGATAAACACGAGTGCAATCAAGAACGTGGACAACAAGCTCAAGATTCGAGAGCGAGAGGTACTGATCCGCTCCATGAAATCCTTGATCGGCTTGTTCCCCGAGAAGAAAGCGCGAACCAGCAAGAATACAACGCGCATGTTCATGGCTCTTACCCCTCGCTCTCTGTCAGCTCAAGGAACAACGATTCCAAGGTTGCATCTAGTTCTTGGGTACGCGATTGCAGTTCCTGTAAAGTTCCATTGTACAACAACAGACCCTCCTTGATGATTCCCAGACTGCTACAAAGTTGCTGGGCAACTTCCAATACATGGGTGGAGAAGAATACCGTATTACCTGATTCAGCAAACTCACCCATGAGCGTTTTCAGGATAAAGGCTGCTTTTGGATCCAGCCCAACCATGGGTTCATCCAAGATAAGCAACTTAGGCGAGGGCAACAGGGCTGAAATGATTGAAAGCTTCTGCTTCATCCCATGGCTGTAGGAAGAGATCTCATCCTTTAAAGCGTGAGAGAGCAACAATCGCTCCCCCAGCTCATCGACCCGTTGTTTGCGCTTCCCGACTCCAACCCCATAAAGATCTGCAATGAAGGAGAGATGTTCATACCCACTCATTCTCTCATAAAAAAGCGGTTCATCAGGTACATATCCGATCAATCGTTTATAGGAGAGCGGATCCGTATGAAGGGAGTATCCCATAAAACTGACAGAACCGGAGTCTGGCTTGAGCAAGCCAGTGAGCATCTTGATGGTGGTACTCTTACCAGCCCCGTTGGGACCAAGAAATCCGAATATCTGTCCAGGTGCAATGGAAAAAGTCAGTGTATCAACTGCTTTCCTTGGTTGATTACCATATCGTTTGGTTATTTGATCACATACCAGCATTTGACTACCTCCACTGCAGTATAGAGTGGAAAATGTGATTTTGCAATTACTATTTCGAATATTTTCGAATTAGTATTGATGTATATTAATGCAGTATAATTCTGGTTTTTTTCGATTTTGATTGTATATAATACGATTTTTACGAATATTTATGCATAAACCACTTGTCATTCCACACAGGAATTACTACACTAACGACAGAATACAATACCGAACAGGGAGATACGAATATGGATAAGGAAAAAATCATTCTGGCATACAGCGGAGGACTGGATACCTCAGTAATACTGAAGTGGCTTGCCAACAAAGGGTTTGATGTGATCGCCTATGTTGCAAATGTCGGGCAGAACGAAGATTTTGCTGCAATTGAAAAGAAGGCTTTGGCAACTGGTGCTTCAAAAGTATATGTGGAGGACCTCAGAGAGGAATTGGTCACTGAATACATTTTCCCTGCCCTCCAGGCCAATACGATATATGAAGGCACCTATATGCTGGGAACCTCCCTGGCTCGCCCGATCATCGCAAAACGCCAGATTGAAATTGCCCGCAAGGAAGGAACAGTCTATGTTTCCCATGGAGCCACCGGCAAGGGAAATGACCAGGTCCGCTTTGAGTTCGGTTACTATATGCATATGCCTGAGGTTAAGATCATCAGTCCCTGGAAAGACCCAGAGTGGCTCAGTCAGTTCGAGGGAAGAAGCGATATGATCGCCTATGCAAAGAAGTACGATATTCCTGTCAAGGCATCTACCAAGAAGCCATACAGCGAGGACGAGAATCTTATCCACATCAGTCACGAGGCTGGTATCCTGGAAGATCCTTCTCTTCGCGCTGATGATGATGTGTACAGCCTTACCCTCAGCCCGAAGGAAGCCAAGGATGAGGAAACACTGCTCACCTTCACCTTTGAGGACGGAATTCCTGTATCAGTGAAGAATGAGGGTGATCAAACTGTTGTCACCGATCCACTGCAGATGATTCTTTATCTCAACAAGATGGGTCATGGCAACGCTATTGGACGGGTGGATATGGTAGAGAACCGCTATATCGGAATCAAGAGCCGCGGTGTCTACGAGACCCCGGGCTGCGAGATCCTCTGGAAGGCTCACCACAATCTTGAGGGTATAACAATGGACAAGGAAGCAATGCACCTGAGAGACAGCCTTATGCCCAAGTATTCCGAGTTGATCTATAATGGTTACTGGGGTGCTCCTGAGTTTGAGATGCTTCGCTCTGCCTTCACCGTGAGCCAGAAGCATGTCACAGGGACCAGCAAGGTTATATTGTACAAGGGCAATGTCATCTTCGCTGGCGTGGAAAGCCCATTCTCCCTCTATGACGAGGAGATGGGAAGCATGGACAAGGCTGGCGGGTATGAGCCGGTTGATTGCAAGGGATTCATCAATATCAATGCAATCCGCTTGATTGCCAGTTCCAAACGCGGTTGAGCTGTTTATCGCTACCGCCTTCAAAGCTTGAGGGCGGTATTTTATCTACAGAGAAACGTATGCTATAGTGATGGTTGGAGATTGAGTACTATGGATGCGAGAGCGTATTTACAATTGGCTATAGACGAAGCACGGAAGACCATGAACAACGATGAAGGTGGTCCTTTTGGTGCTGTGGTTGTGGACACAAAGGATGGGTCTCTCTATGTTGCCTCCAACAATGTGCTGGCAGACCACGACCCGACCTCACACGCAGAAATTAATGCCATCCGCGAAGCGTGCCTGAAGAAAGGGACCCATGACCTTTCTGGTTGCATACTCTACACCACCTGTTATCCTTGTCCGATGTGTCTCTCTGCAAGCATCTGGGCAAACATCAAGGAAGTGTATTACGGGTGTACACCTGAGGATGCCGAGGCAATCGGATTTCGAGATGATTACATCTATCGGTATATACAGGAGGGATGCAAGGATCAGGAAGTACTCAACCTTACCCAAGCAGAGAGGGAGATGTGCCTGGAGCTCTTTGGTGAATATGCACAAGACGAATTCCAGAGGTACTGATCAGAGCAACTCCTGATAATGCTCGATACCCATGGCAAGGATGTCGTGGATATGTTCATCATTGAGACGATAAAGAACATTGCGCCCGTCTTTCCTGAAACGCACCAACCGACGGGCCCTGAGGAGTTTAAGCTGTTGACTGATGGTACTTTGTTGCATATTCAGTTCTTCGCTGATTGCATTGACGCCTCTCTCACCCTGCTCAAGCAGGAAGAGGATTTTCAATCGGGTGGGATCTCCGAAGACCTTAAAAAAGTCTGCAATATCGACAATTTCCTCATCCAACGGCAATACAAATTCTTCCATGGGGCATCTCCTCCGATTGATACCTAGTAGTATACCCATTACCGGGGAGAAAGAAAAGAAAGGAATGCATGGGTGGTATATTTCCAAAACAATCAATCTAGGATACATTTCACCCACCTGCTCACAAAAAAATACACGAAATGACCCCCTAAAGGAGGCTATGAAATGGATATCAAAGAAAAAGCAGCAAAACTGGTCCTTGAGGACAAGGAATTCGATCTCACTGTCATCACGGACAACATGGGTGGAAAATCTATCGATATAACCGCCCTGAGAAAAAGTACTGGATTCATCACGTATGACCCCGGCTTTGTAAATACAGGATCCTGTATGAGCAATATCTGCTTTGTTGATGGTGAGCAGGGTATCCTCCGTTACCGCGGATATGATATTGAGGATCTGGTAGAAAACTGTGACTTTGTAGAAGTTGCCCATCTCCTTATCAAAGGAGAACTGCCAACGCTTGCCCAACGTCACACCTATGCAGACATGCTCAACAGGCACTCACTGCTCCATGTCGATATGAGGAATTTCTTCCGTGACTATCCACAGGAAGCCCACCCTATGTCAATTCTCTCCGCAATGGTTGCATCGCTTTCTGCGTTCTATCCTGAGTTGGAGGATGCCGATCCAGAAGAGAATGTTGACTTGACAGTCAGCAGACTGCTTTCCAAGATGAGAACCATAGCAGCGTTCAGTTATCGGCAGATGAATGGACTGGATTTCGTCGACCCCTCCTATAAGTACTCCTACTGTGAGAACTTCCTGAACATGATGTTCCACACACCGGTAAATGCCTATATTCCTGACCCCTTGCATGCCAAGGCATTGAACATCCTCCTGATCCTCCACGCAGACCATGAACAGAACTGTTCCACGAGTGCCGTCCGGCTGGTAGGCAGCAGTGAGGCGAATCTCTATGCATCCGTTGCAGCAGGTTGTTGCGCCCTTTGGGGAAGCAAGCATGGTGGAGCCAACCAAGCAGTTATGCAGATGTTGTTGAAAATCCATAATGAAGGACTCAGCATTGAGCAGGTAATTGCAATGGCAAAGGACAAGGAGAACCCCTTCAGGCTCTCAGGATTCGGCCACAGGGTGTACAAGACCTATGACCCGAGGGCAAGGATTGCAAAACGTCTCAGCCAGCAAGTCCTGGGAGCTGATAGCCAGAGTGACCCACTCCTGCAAATTGCCATGGAACTGGAGCAAGCAGCCTTGAATGATCCATATTTCATCGAGCGCAACCTGTATCCAAATGTAGATTTCTACACGGGAATCATCTTTCATGCCATTGGGATTCCTGAGTCGATGTTCACCGTGCTCTTTGCCATGGGCCGGCTCCCTGGATGGATTGCCCACTGGCTTGAATGGAGACACGATCCGTACCAGAAGATTGGCCGCCCTCGCCAGGTGTACTCAGGCCCACACGTACGCAAGGTGGTACCGCTTGAGGACCGATAAGGCCCTGATCTTCGATTTTAATGGCACCCTGTTTTGGGATACCGAGTATCATCGGCAAGCATGGGGTGCCATTTCATTTCGCCTGAGGAATAAACCGCTCACAGATGATGAGAGTTACCACCTCAACGGGAGAACCAATGCTGAGACAATTACCTACCTATTGGGAAAAACCCCCAGCAGGGAAGAGGTCATTCGTATCAGCGGGGAGAAGGAGGAACTCTATGAGGATATTTGTCTTGGCAACCGTCCCCTCAGCCTCGCCCCAGGTGCCATTACCCTTTTCAAGCGAGCTAAACTGGCCGGTATTCCCCTTGCCATAGCCACCAGTGCAGGAGAGGACAACATCCGCCGCTATGAGGCATGGTTCTCTCTCAGCAAGTACGTACCCTCCTCCTTGATCATATATGATAATGGAAAGAGGAAAGGAAAACCTGCCCCAGATATCTACCAGGATACCTGCAAGGCACTGGGTCTCAGACCAGAAGCATGTACGGTCTTCGAAGACACGAAGGCCGGTATTCTCTCTGCAAGCAGGGCGGGCATTGGGAGCATTTATGCTGTTGGAAGCCCAGGAGCAGACATCCAGACAACTCAGGCCATGGAGGGTGTCCATGGCCTGATGACAGATTTTTCCGAGTTTTCTCTAGAGCAATGAGACCAGATAGGAACCAAACTCTTTGGTTCCCAACCTTGTGCACGGCTTGCCTTCAGCTTCCATCAAGCGAGCGAAGTCAGAGGTAACCATCCCTTCACTGATCGCCTTCTGTACAACACTGGTAACCAGATCGGCAGCTTCATTCCATCCAAGGTAGGAGAGCATCATCTGTGCGGAGAGTACTAGAGATAAAGGGTTCACAATGTTCTTCCCAGCAATATCAGGGGCAGTACCATGGGTTGCTTCAAAGATTGCAAAGCCGCTCTCATAGTTGATGTTCGCCCCAGGGGCAATACCGATACCACCTACCTCAGCAGCCAAGGCATCCGATACATAATCCCCATTGAGATTGAGAGTGGCAATGACATCATAGGTTTCTGGCTTGAGTAAGATATTCTGCAGGAAGGCATCGCAGATACAATCCTGGATGACCAGCGGTTCCTGGCCTTCCCGATCGATCTTCACAGTTCCATGATCATCCTCTATTGCTCCAAATTCGCGTTTTGCAAGATCATAGCCCCACTTTCTGAATCCACCTTCGGTGAATTTCATGATATTCCCTTTGTGCACCAACGTGACATTGCGTCGGTTGTTATCCAGTGCATATGAGATAGCACTGCGGATCAGGCGTTCGCTACCTTCAACAGAAACAGGTTTGATCCCCAGGGCACTGGTTTCAGGAAAGCGGATCTTGCTCACCTGCATCTCCTCTTTGAGGAATGCGATGACCTTACGAACATCCTCACTACCCGACTCCCATTCAATGCCTGCGTAGATGTCTTCTGTATTCTCACGGAAGACAACCATATCAACATTCTCTGGGTGTTTTACAGGGGAAGGAACTCCCTGGTAGTAGGAAACTGGACGGAGACAGACATACAAATCGAGGGTCTGACGGAGGGTTACATTCAAAGAACGGATTCCCTTCCCTACCGGGGTGGTCAAGGGTCCCTTGATAGCTACCTTGTATTGCTTGATTGCCTCGAGGGTCTCCTCGGGAAGGTAGTTTCCAGTTAGGTCCTTTGCCTTTCCTCCTGCAAGTATCTCCTTCCAGGTTATCTGCTTGGTATCTCCATAGGCTTTTTTGACTGCCGCTTCAACCACATTCTTCATAACCGAGGAGATCTCCTGACCTACCCCATCTCCCTCGATGTAAGGGATGATGACACTGTCAGGAACCTCCAAGGCTCCGTCTTTCATGTATATTGCCTGTTCCATCAAGCTTTCTCCTTAAGTATATTCAGCAGACCACCACCAATGAGCATCGCTCTCTGGCCATCGGTGATATCACAGCGGAGGGTTATCTCCCTGCTCTTGGTCTTGTCCTTCAAGACAACCGTCTCACCCTTGATCTGCTCTGCGATGTTCTCAATCACCAGTTCATCGTTTTGGTCAAAACGCAAGTAGTCCTCTTCCTTTACAAAGGTTAAGGGAACAATACCAAAGTTGCACAGATTGTTTTGGTGGATGCGCTCTATGGAAACGGCGATAACCGCTTTCACCCCGAGGTACATTGGACAGATTGCCGCATGTTCCCGGCTCGATCCCTGGCCATAGGAGGCCCCGGCTACGATGAAGTTGTCCTTGCCCCGGTCCTGATTCTCTGTACAGCGTTCACTGAAATGCTCATCAACCGGCTCAAAGACAAACTTGGAGTACACAGGGATATTTGAGCGGTACTTGAGCCTGGCTCCAGCAGGCATGATATGGTCGGTGGTGATCTTGTCCCCCACCTTGATCGTCACATACCCGTCCAGGTCTTCCTTGAGCGGTGTGTTCTTTGGTGGATCACCAATATTGGGTCCCCGGAAGATCTCAACATCACTGCCATCCTCGGGAGGGAAGATGAACATGGAGTCATCAATCAGGAACTGTTCAGGTTGGACTACCTTGGGGAAGGCAATGCCATGGGAGGAGAGGGGATCGGTGAACTGCCCGCTTATTGCACTCAGAGCTGCAGTCTCAGGACTGACCAGATAGACCTGCCCACTCTTGGTGCCGCTACGTCCTTCAAAGTTGCGATTGCTGGTCCTGAGTGAGACCCCATCGGTTCCCGGACTCTGATGGTTTCCAATACAGAACCCACAGGCACTCTCCAGGATTCGGGCACCACTGGCGATCATCTTCGCTAATGAGCCATCCTTGCTGAGCATCAGGAACACTTCACGGCTTCCCGGGGCAATCCCAAGGCTTACATGCTCTGCCACTGTATGCCCATCAAGGATGTCGGCTACTTTTTTCATATCGGCATAGCTGGAGTTGGTGCAGGAACCGATAAGAACTTGCTCAATCCGTTTCCCTGAAAGCGATGCTACGGTTGCAATATTCCCAGGTGAATGGGGACATGCTACCTTGGGCTCCAATGCCGTGAGATCAATTTCAAACAGTTCGTCATAGACTGCTCCCTCATCAGCACTAAGCTCGACCCAGTCTGCTTCCCTTCCCTGAGCCTTCAGGAATGCACGTGTTTTCTCGTCAGAGGGGAAGATACTCGTGGTGACGCCACATTCAGCACCCATGTTGCATATGGTCGAACGCTCAGGGACTTCCAGGGTCTGGACGCCTACACCAGTGTATTCAAAGATACAGTTCACATTGCCTTTCACCCCGAAACGCTCAAGAACGGTCAGGATGACATCTTTCGCAGAGACCCAAGGCCGGAGTTTTCCATGAAGACGGATCTCTATGACTTTCGGGCTGATCAAGTGGAAGCTTTGGCCGGCCATGGCAACCGCTACATCGAGCCCACCTGCTCCGATTGCGATCATGCCGATGCCACCACCGGTTGGGGTATGGCTGTCACTGCCAAGCAGTGTTTTCCCAGGTTTTCCGAATCGCTCAAGATGCACCTGGTGGCAAATACCATTTCCCGGACGGGAGAATACCACTCCCTTGGCAGCTGCAACACTCTGGAGATAGTGATGGTCATCTGCGTTCTCGAATCCTACTTGGATGGTGTTATGATCAACATAGCTTACAGCCAGCTCGTTCTGGACGTGATCCAAACCCATCGCCTCAAATTGCAGGTAGGCCATGGTACCAGTGGCATCCTGTGTGAGTGTCTGGTCAATATGGATCCCAATCGGGTTTCCCGTTCCCAGTGTTCCCTCTTCCAGATGGGAAGCTAGAATTTTTTCAGTCAAGGTCTTGCTCATAGTGGGCTCCTTTTGGCGTCTTTGTTCTCTATTGTATACGAACTCTAGGTTGTGTGTAAAACTACTTTGCCTTAATCCTGTTCCTTTCAATGAAGAAGGCAACAAGCAATTCAACCATGACGAGGATGATGGCGGCAGTCCCAATGACAAGCAACACCTTGGAGAACGAGAGTTGCTCGTACACACTTCCTCCCACGACTGCGCCCAGTATGGTTCCTACGGTCAGCAAGACCTCATGGATGATCATTCTCCCCGATCGGTTCACACTACCACTTGCCCCATGGAACATACTCTGGTCATAGGCGAATGCAAACAGTATTCCGAACAACAAGAAAAAGAGTGCGAAGGGAAGCGGGGAGGAGAAAACCATGGCAACAAGGGAGAGCACCCCAAAGAGCAGTTGTACCAGGAAGATGTAGCGCTTCTTGAAATGCCAGAATTCCAACTTGCCCAATACCAGAAAACTCAGACAGGTGGCGACTCCCCGAACGAGCAAAAGCAAGCCTGTCTGGCTTTCACTGATCTTCAGGACATCCTGGGCGTACAAGGGGAAAATGGTAAGGATGACGCTCATACCGCTGTACAGAGAGATGATGCCTACCCAGGCATAGAAGCGCAGAGGCGTGCTCGCATCCTCCCGGTTATTCTCCTTGTTGTCGGCATGTTCACTCTGCACTGCCCTGATCCCAGGCACCAGAGCACTGGTGATAGCAAGAAGAAGAAATACCAGGATAAACATGAAGATGGCAACATAAAAAGGTGTGGTGGTGGAAACCTCAACGAGAATGCCGGCAATATAACTGGAGATGCCGACTCCGAAAGACCAGGAGAAGTTGAAGGCATTGGTGACATGATTGAGCTGTGCTCCCTCCTTCCCTCTTGAGAACCATCCCTCTATTTGTGGCCACAGAAGACTCATGAAAGCCCCATAGAACACCAAAGCAA is from uncultured Sphaerochaeta sp. and encodes:
- a CDS encoding MFS transporter, with translation MYVSQQKSDAIQFWVLNIASFFGQLSIAMVNLALVYHLRRAFSLGADQIGVAASITTATYLVFCLLGGKFTVHFRPRHLVETSLLGMAIAVLLFVSTKTLSIAYLALVFYGAFMSLLWPQIEGWFSRGKEGAQLNHVTNAFNFSWSFGVGISSYIAGILVEVSTTTPFYVAIFMFILVFLLLAITSALVPGIRAVQSEHADNKENNREDASTPLRFYAWVGIISLYSGMSVILTIFPLYAQDVLKISESQTGLLLLVRGVATCLSFLVLGKLEFWHFKKRYIFLVQLLFGVLSLVAMVFSSPLPFALFFLLFGILFAFAYDQSMFHGASGSVNRSGRMIIHEVLLTVGTILGAVVGGSVYEQLSFSKVLLVIGTAAIILVMVELLVAFFIERNRIKAK